In Zalophus californianus isolate mZalCal1 chromosome 4, mZalCal1.pri.v2, whole genome shotgun sequence, the following proteins share a genomic window:
- the UBXN2B gene encoding UBX domain-containing protein 2B isoform X2 has protein sequence MAEGGGAEPGEQERSSGPRPPSARDLQLALAELYEDEVKCKSSKSDRPKATVFKSPRTPPQRFYSSEHEYSGLHIVRPSTGKIVNELFKEAREHGAVPLNEATRASGDNKSKSFTGGGYRLGNSFCKRSEYIYGENQLQDVQILLKLWSNGFSLDDGELRPYNDPPNAQFLESVKRGMTLIACMLEIQLILEIF, from the exons ATGGCGGAAGGTGGCGGCGCCGAGccgggggagcaggagaggtcCTCTGGGCCGCGGCCCCCGAGCGCGCGGGATCTGCAG TTGGCCTTGGCAGAATTATATGAAGATGAAGTGAAATGCAAATCTTCCAAATCTGATAGACCCAAAGCTACAGTCTTTAAAAGCCCACGAACACCACCTCAAag GTTCTATTCAAGTGAACATGAATACAGTGGATTACATATAGTTCGACCTTCAACTGGGAAAATTGTGAATGAACTTTTCAAAGAGGCAAGAGAACATGGGGCTGTCCCTCTGAATGAAGCCACAAGAGCTTCTGGTGATAACAAATCTAAG TCATTTACAGGTGGAGGATACAGACTGGGTAATTCCTTTTGTAAGCGGTCTGAATACATCTATGGAGAAAATCAACTGCAAGAT GTTCAGATTTTGCTTAAACTATGGAGCAATGGTTTCAGTTTAGATGATGGAGAACTGAGACCTTATAATGACCCACCAAATGCTCAATTTCTGGAGTCTGTTAAAAGAGG CATGACTCTCATTGCATGTATGCTTGAAATTCAACTTATATTAGAAATCTTTTAA